A window of Pseudodesulfovibrio hydrargyri contains these coding sequences:
- the anfG gene encoding Fe-only nitrogenase subunit delta has product MAESMQDKIAVLEDYIMKKCLWQFHSRTWDRKRQNENILGMTRSLLLEEPVSRKTPEERCYWVDAVTMAEAFRKRCPWLAGMSKEDIAVLMDGLFARIDHLTVSGSLNQELNDQHY; this is encoded by the coding sequence ATGGCCGAATCGATGCAAGACAAGATCGCCGTACTGGAAGACTACATCATGAAGAAATGCCTGTGGCAGTTCCATTCCCGGACCTGGGACCGGAAACGGCAGAACGAGAACATCCTGGGCATGACCAGGAGCCTCCTGCTGGAGGAGCCGGTCAGCAGAAAGACCCCGGAGGAACGCTGCTACTGGGTGGACGCCGTGACCATGGCCGAGGCGTTCAGGAAACGCTGCCCCTGGCTCGCGGGCATGTCCAAGGAAGACATCGCCGTTCTCATGGACGGGCTGTTTGCGCGGATCGACCACCTGACGGTCAGCGGTTCGCTCAACCAGGAACTCAACGACCAGCATTATTAG
- the anfD gene encoding nitrogenase iron-iron protein, alpha chain codes for MPYHEFQCSKCIPERKQHAVVKGEGEDLTSALPLGYLNTIPGTISERGCAYCGAKHVIGTPMKDVIHLSHGPIGCTYDTWQTKRYISDNDNFQIKYTFATDMKEKHIVFGAEKQLKQSIIESFKACPHIKRMSIYQTCASALIGDDIEAVAQEVMEEMPDVDIFVCNSPGFGGPSQSGGHHKINIAWLNQKVGTVEPDIKSDYVINYVGEYNIQGDQEVMIDYFNRMGVQVLATFTGNGSYDDLCSMHGAHLNVLECARSAEYICNELRRRYGTPRLDIDGFGFEPLGTSLKKIALFFGIEERAQKIIDEETARWKPELDWYNVRLKDKKVCLWPGGSKLWHWAHVIHDEMGMDVVSVYTKFGHQGDMEKGIARCEQGALAIDDPNELEGLEAMENLQPDIILTGKRPGEVAKKIRVPYLNAHGYHNGPWKGWEGWVRFARDIYNAIYSPIHKLSLLDISKDEIPTDKGFETQRMISDADLPDEVRNSPDMREYTGKYNCLKDLRKKTYPPFEHNVLADAV; via the coding sequence ATGCCATATCATGAGTTCCAGTGCAGCAAGTGCATCCCCGAACGCAAGCAGCACGCCGTGGTCAAGGGCGAGGGCGAGGACCTGACCTCCGCCCTGCCGCTCGGCTACCTGAACACCATTCCCGGGACCATATCCGAACGCGGCTGCGCCTACTGCGGCGCCAAGCACGTCATCGGCACGCCCATGAAGGACGTCATCCACTTAAGCCACGGGCCCATCGGATGCACCTACGACACCTGGCAGACCAAGCGCTACATCAGCGACAACGACAACTTCCAGATCAAGTACACCTTCGCCACGGACATGAAGGAAAAGCACATCGTGTTCGGGGCCGAGAAGCAGCTCAAGCAGTCCATCATCGAGTCCTTCAAGGCGTGCCCGCACATCAAGCGCATGTCCATCTACCAGACCTGCGCCTCGGCGCTCATCGGCGACGACATCGAGGCCGTGGCCCAGGAGGTCATGGAGGAGATGCCGGACGTGGACATCTTCGTCTGCAACTCGCCCGGCTTCGGCGGGCCCAGCCAGTCCGGCGGGCACCACAAGATCAACATCGCCTGGCTCAACCAGAAGGTCGGCACCGTGGAGCCGGACATCAAGAGCGACTACGTCATCAACTACGTGGGCGAGTACAACATCCAGGGCGACCAGGAAGTCATGATCGACTACTTCAACCGCATGGGAGTGCAGGTGCTGGCCACCTTCACCGGCAACGGGTCCTACGACGACCTGTGTTCCATGCACGGCGCGCACCTGAACGTGCTCGAATGCGCCCGCTCGGCCGAGTACATCTGCAACGAGCTGCGCAGGCGCTACGGCACCCCCCGCCTGGACATCGACGGCTTCGGATTCGAGCCCCTGGGCACCTCGCTGAAGAAGATCGCCCTGTTCTTCGGCATCGAGGAGCGCGCCCAGAAGATCATCGACGAGGAGACCGCCCGCTGGAAGCCGGAGCTGGACTGGTACAATGTCCGGCTGAAGGACAAGAAGGTCTGCCTGTGGCCCGGCGGCTCCAAGCTGTGGCACTGGGCCCACGTCATCCACGACGAGATGGGCATGGACGTGGTCTCGGTCTACACCAAGTTCGGCCACCAGGGCGACATGGAAAAGGGCATCGCCCGCTGCGAGCAGGGAGCCCTGGCCATCGACGATCCCAACGAGCTCGAAGGGCTCGAGGCCATGGAAAACCTCCAGCCGGACATCATCCTGACCGGCAAGCGCCCCGGCGAGGTGGCCAAGAAGATCCGCGTGCCCTACCTGAACGCCCACGGCTACCACAACGGCCCGTGGAAGGGTTGGGAAGGCTGGGTCCGGTTCGCCCGGGACATCTACAACGCCATCTATTCTCCCATCCACAAGCTCTCCCTGCTCGACATCAGCAAGGACGAGATTCCCACGGACAAGGGGTTCGAGACCCAGCGCATGATCTCGGACGCGGACCTGCCCGACGAGGTCAGGAACTCCCCCGACATGCGGGAATACACGGGCAAGTACAACTGCCTCAAGGACCTGCGCAAGAAGACCTACCCGCCGTTCGAACACAACGTGCTGGCCGACGCCGTCTAG
- a CDS encoding P-II family nitrogen regulator: MKEIIAIIRPRKMSATKEALDGLGFPCMTAVQVLGRGKQRGIAGELNVDIRPEELAKGKYKAVSYIPKRMLSVVVPDKAVAPVVNTIVEINRTGQVGDGRVFVCPIDDALRVRTDEHGESAIL; this comes from the coding sequence ATGAAGGAAATCATCGCCATCATCCGGCCCCGGAAAATGAGCGCGACCAAGGAGGCCCTGGACGGACTCGGCTTCCCGTGCATGACCGCGGTTCAGGTACTGGGACGCGGCAAGCAGCGCGGCATAGCCGGCGAGCTCAACGTGGACATCCGCCCCGAGGAGCTGGCCAAGGGCAAGTACAAGGCCGTGTCCTACATCCCCAAACGCATGCTTTCGGTCGTGGTCCCGGACAAGGCGGTCGCCCCGGTGGTCAACACCATCGTGGAGATCAACCGGACCGGCCAGGTGGGCGACGGCAGGGTCTTCGTCTGCCCCATCGACGACGCCCTGCGCGTGCGCACCGACGAGCACGGCGAAAGCGCCATCCTGTAA
- a CDS encoding P-II family nitrogen regulator — MALKMIKAIVRADAADIVADGLAEAGFASMTKIGAFGRGKQKGITVGTIHYDELPRTILLMVVEEADVDEVLKLIHYKAYTGNFGDGKVFVTPVENAVTVRTGTNGL, encoded by the coding sequence ATGGCACTGAAGATGATCAAGGCAATCGTTAGGGCCGACGCCGCGGACATCGTGGCCGACGGACTGGCCGAGGCGGGTTTCGCATCCATGACCAAGATAGGCGCGTTCGGACGCGGCAAGCAGAAAGGCATCACCGTGGGCACCATCCACTACGATGAACTGCCCCGCACCATCCTGCTGATGGTCGTCGAGGAGGCGGACGTGGACGAGGTCCTCAAGCTCATCCACTACAAGGCCTACACCGGCAATTTCGGCGACGGCAAGGTCTTCGTCACCCCGGTGGAGAACGCGGTCACGGTGCGCACGGGCACGAACGGACTGTAG
- the nifH gene encoding nitrogenase iron protein, translating to MTRKIAIYGKGGIGKSTTTQNTAAAMANFHDKKIFIHGCDPKADSTRLILGGKPQETLMDVLRDQGAEKVTKEKVIRTGYKGIQCVESGGPEPGVGCAGRGVITAIDLMENNGAYTEDLDFVFFDVLGDVVCGGFAMPIRDGKAQEVYIVASGEMMAIYAANNICRGLVKYAKQSGVRLGGVICNSRNVDQEREFLDEFTSAIGTQMIHFVPRDNIVQKAEFNKKTVCEYDPTENQALEYSTLGQKIIDNDNFVIPTPLTMDELEAMVVKYGIAD from the coding sequence ATGACCCGGAAAATCGCTATCTACGGAAAGGGCGGCATCGGCAAGTCCACGACCACGCAGAACACGGCTGCGGCCATGGCCAACTTCCACGACAAGAAAATCTTCATCCACGGCTGCGACCCCAAGGCCGACTCCACCCGGCTGATCCTCGGCGGCAAGCCGCAGGAGACGCTCATGGACGTGCTGCGCGACCAGGGCGCGGAAAAAGTCACCAAGGAAAAGGTTATCCGCACGGGTTACAAGGGCATCCAGTGCGTCGAGTCCGGCGGCCCGGAACCGGGCGTCGGCTGTGCGGGCCGGGGCGTCATCACCGCCATCGACCTGATGGAGAACAACGGGGCCTATACCGAGGACCTGGACTTCGTCTTCTTCGACGTGCTCGGCGACGTTGTCTGCGGCGGCTTCGCCATGCCCATCCGCGACGGCAAGGCCCAGGAGGTCTATATCGTGGCCTCGGGCGAGATGATGGCCATCTACGCGGCCAACAACATCTGCCGCGGCCTGGTCAAGTACGCCAAGCAGAGCGGCGTCCGCCTGGGCGGCGTGATCTGCAACAGCCGCAACGTGGACCAGGAGCGCGAGTTCCTGGACGAGTTCACCAGCGCCATCGGCACCCAGATGATCCATTTCGTGCCCCGCGACAACATCGTGCAGAAGGCCGAGTTCAACAAGAAGACCGTCTGCGAATACGACCCCACGGAAAACCAGGCCCTGGAATACAGCACCCTGGGCCAGAAGATCATCGACAACGACAACTTCGTCATCCCGACCCCGCTGACCATGGACGAGCTCGAAGCCATGGTGGTCAAGTACGGCATCGCCGACTAG
- a CDS encoding pyridoxamine 5'-phosphate oxidase family protein: protein MRHPKREIQDKAMVEELLKRCTTLQLGLWDGERPYAVTVDFGYADNAIYFHSAMAGFKMDCVRANGLAAFTTVVESELIRAEDGCGYTTHFTSVSGRGRATVLEDPAEKAAGLDVILAQHQGPTGGYPEKVLRKTAVVRIDLDEMVGKVNPAYPGDPQI, encoded by the coding sequence ATGCGGCATCCCAAGCGCGAAATTCAGGACAAGGCCATGGTGGAGGAGCTGCTCAAGCGCTGCACCACCCTGCAACTCGGACTGTGGGACGGCGAGAGGCCCTACGCGGTCACGGTGGACTTCGGTTATGCCGACAACGCCATCTACTTCCACAGCGCCATGGCCGGGTTCAAGATGGACTGCGTGCGCGCCAACGGTCTGGCCGCCTTCACCACGGTGGTGGAGAGCGAACTGATCCGGGCCGAGGACGGCTGCGGCTACACCACCCACTTCACCTCGGTCAGCGGCCGGGGGCGTGCCACGGTACTGGAGGACCCGGCGGAAAAGGCGGCCGGGCTCGACGTCATCCTGGCCCAGCACCAGGGCCCCACCGGCGGGTACCCGGAAAAGGTCCTGCGCAAGACCGCCGTGGTGCGCATCGACCTGGACGAGATGGTGGGCAAGGTCAATCCCGCCTATCCCGGCGATCCGCAGATCTGA
- a CDS encoding type 1 glutamine amidotransferase: MRIHTLEHVPFEGPAALEQWARANGHTLARTPVYAGGPLPGPEDFDFLAVLGGPMSVHDETEHPWLVAEKALLRGVIETGKPMLGVCLGAQLFAEALGGEVTRNPEPEIGWLAVEATAGGAVSPLFKGLPDSFTAFHWHGDTFSIPPGAVHLARSRACANQAFAFGNRILGVQFHLETTPRSMELLLTNCADEIVDAPFVQDARQMRSQADRCDTMRPTLDTLLNNLIKEN, translated from the coding sequence CCTTGAACAGTGGGCCCGGGCCAACGGGCACACCCTGGCGCGCACGCCGGTCTATGCGGGCGGCCCCCTGCCCGGGCCGGAGGACTTCGACTTCCTGGCCGTGCTGGGCGGTCCCATGAGCGTCCACGACGAAACCGAGCACCCCTGGCTGGTCGCCGAAAAGGCGCTCCTGCGCGGGGTGATCGAGACCGGCAAGCCCATGCTGGGCGTCTGCCTGGGAGCCCAGCTGTTCGCCGAAGCGCTCGGCGGCGAGGTCACCCGCAACCCCGAACCCGAAATCGGCTGGCTGGCAGTCGAAGCCACCGCCGGGGGAGCCGTCTCCCCGCTGTTCAAGGGGTTGCCCGATTCGTTCACGGCCTTCCACTGGCACGGGGACACCTTCTCCATCCCGCCGGGAGCTGTCCATCTGGCGCGTAGCCGGGCCTGCGCGAACCAGGCCTTCGCCTTCGGGAACCGCATTCTCGGCGTACAGTTCCATCTAGAAACCACCCCGCGCAGCATGGAGCTGCTGCTCACAAACTGCGCCGACGAGATCGTGGACGCGCCGTTCGTGCAGGACGCGCGGCAAATGCGCTCCCAGGCCGACCGGTGCGACACCATGCGTCCGACGCTCGACACCCTGTTGAACAACCTCATAAAGGAGAACTAG